In Vitis riparia cultivar Riparia Gloire de Montpellier isolate 1030 chromosome 19, EGFV_Vit.rip_1.0, whole genome shotgun sequence, the following proteins share a genomic window:
- the LOC117908874 gene encoding post-GPI attachment to proteins factor 3 isoform X2, protein MMVDRYWIAFFAVFVYLVRVFEASVGDADPLYRACVEQCEKTGCVGERCFPHCKFPSDGAVVDGPWYLQEPLYLRWKQWDCQSDCRYYCMLDREKEREALGNGPVKYHGKWPFKRVYGIQEPASVALSALNLAMQFHGWLSFFILLNYKLPLKPNKKAYYEYTCLWHIYGLLSMNSWFWSAVFHSRDVDLTEKLDYSSAVALLGFSLILAILRCFNVRVEAARVMVSAPLLAFVTTHILYLNFYKFDYGWNMKVCVVMGVAQLLIWAIWAGVTRHPSRWKLWTVVVGGGLAMLLEIYDFPPYEGFVDAHALWHATTIPLTYIWWSFIKDDAEFQTANLLKKVK, encoded by the exons GGCTTGTGTAGAACAATGTGAAAAGACTGGATGTGTCGGGGAAAGATGCTTTCCACACTGCAAATTCCCTTCAGATGGTGCAGTTGTTGATGGTCCATGGTATCTGCAAGAACCTCTTTATTTGCGGTGGAAACAATGGGATTGTCAGAGTGATTGTCGTTACTATTGCATGCTTgacagagagaaagaaagagaagcaCTTGGTAATGGGCCTGTCAAGTATCACGGTAAATGGCCCTTCAAACGCGTGTATGGGATTCAG GAGCCTGCTTCTGTAGCCCTCTCTGCTCTCAACCTTGCAATGCAGTTCCATGGTTGGCtgtccttcttcattcttctgaACTACAAGTTGCCACTGAAGCCAAATAAGAAGGCATACTATGAATATACCTGTTTGTGGCATATATATGGACTCTTATCAATGAACTCCTGGTTCTGGAGTGCTGTATTCCATAGTCG AGATGTGGATTTGACTGAGAAGCTGGACTACTCATCTGCAGTGGCATTACTTGGGTTCTCACTCATTCTTGCCATACTAAGATGCTTCAATGTCAGGGTTGAGGCTGCCAGAGTCATGGTTTCTGCTCCGCTGCTAGCTTTTGTGACCACCCATATATTGTACCTCAACTTCTATAAATTTGACTATG GGTGGAACATGAAAGTGTGTGTTGTCATGGGTGTTGCTCAACTTCTCATTTGGGCGATATGGGCTGGTGTCACTCGTCATCCTTCTCGCTGGAAGTTGTGGACAGTGGTTGTGGGAGGTGGTCTTGCAATGCTCCTGGAGATCTATGATTTCCCTCCATATGAAGGATTTGTTGATGCTCATGCTCTTTGGCATGCTACCACTATCCCCCTCACCTATATCTGGTGGAGTTTCATCAAGGATGATGCTGAGTTCCAGACTGCTAACCTCCTGAAAAAGGTAAAGTAG
- the LOC117908874 gene encoding post-GPI attachment to proteins factor 3 isoform X3 has translation MVDRYWIAFFAVFVYLVRVFEASVGDADPLYRACVEQCEKTGCVGERCFPHCKFPSDGAVVDGPWYLQEPLYLRWKQWDCQSDCRYYCMLDREKEREALGNGPVKYHGKWPFKRVYGIQEPASVALSALNLAMQFHGWLSFFILLNYKLPLKPNKKAYYEYTCLWHIYGLLSMNSWFWSAVFHSRDVDLTEKLDYSSAVALLGFSLILAILRCFNVRVEAARVMVSAPLLAFVTTHILYLNFYKFDYGWNMKVCVVMGVAQLLIWAIWAGVTRHPSRWKLWTVVVGGGLAMLLEIYDFPPYEGFVDAHALWHATTIPLTYIWWSFIKDDAEFQTANLLKKVK, from the exons GGCTTGTGTAGAACAATGTGAAAAGACTGGATGTGTCGGGGAAAGATGCTTTCCACACTGCAAATTCCCTTCAGATGGTGCAGTTGTTGATGGTCCATGGTATCTGCAAGAACCTCTTTATTTGCGGTGGAAACAATGGGATTGTCAGAGTGATTGTCGTTACTATTGCATGCTTgacagagagaaagaaagagaagcaCTTGGTAATGGGCCTGTCAAGTATCACGGTAAATGGCCCTTCAAACGCGTGTATGGGATTCAG GAGCCTGCTTCTGTAGCCCTCTCTGCTCTCAACCTTGCAATGCAGTTCCATGGTTGGCtgtccttcttcattcttctgaACTACAAGTTGCCACTGAAGCCAAATAAGAAGGCATACTATGAATATACCTGTTTGTGGCATATATATGGACTCTTATCAATGAACTCCTGGTTCTGGAGTGCTGTATTCCATAGTCG AGATGTGGATTTGACTGAGAAGCTGGACTACTCATCTGCAGTGGCATTACTTGGGTTCTCACTCATTCTTGCCATACTAAGATGCTTCAATGTCAGGGTTGAGGCTGCCAGAGTCATGGTTTCTGCTCCGCTGCTAGCTTTTGTGACCACCCATATATTGTACCTCAACTTCTATAAATTTGACTATG GGTGGAACATGAAAGTGTGTGTTGTCATGGGTGTTGCTCAACTTCTCATTTGGGCGATATGGGCTGGTGTCACTCGTCATCCTTCTCGCTGGAAGTTGTGGACAGTGGTTGTGGGAGGTGGTCTTGCAATGCTCCTGGAGATCTATGATTTCCCTCCATATGAAGGATTTGTTGATGCTCATGCTCTTTGGCATGCTACCACTATCCCCCTCACCTATATCTGGTGGAGTTTCATCAAGGATGATGCTGAGTTCCAGACTGCTAACCTCCTGAAAAAGGTAAAGTAG